From Desulfitibacter alkalitolerans DSM 16504, one genomic window encodes:
- a CDS encoding helix-turn-helix domain-containing protein: MNFGEKVKKLRKELGYSQKELASNIGVSTKSIYNYETDNLFPKDKKVIRKLAEIFNVSVDYLITDTDNRNALSKTEDNFISSAKEDFGYKGKKEAEALVEKTAAMMAGGSLSEEDQDAFFQSITKIYFDAKAKAREKYGTKK; encoded by the coding sequence ATGAATTTTGGAGAAAAAGTCAAAAAACTGCGCAAAGAACTAGGATACTCACAAAAGGAATTGGCTTCAAATATTGGAGTATCTACAAAATCAATATATAATTATGAAACAGATAACTTATTTCCAAAAGATAAAAAGGTTATTCGAAAACTTGCCGAAATATTTAATGTATCAGTAGATTATTTAATAACGGATACTGATAATAGAAATGCTCTTTCCAAAACAGAAGATAATTTTATATCGTCTGCTAAAGAAGACTTTGGGTATAAAGGTAAGAAAGAAGCCGAAGCACTCGTAGAAAAAACAGCAGCAATGATGGCAGGTGGTTCATTGTCAGAAGAAGACCAGGATGCATTTTTTCAATCAATAACTAAAATATATTTTGATGCCAAAGCTAAAGCAAGAGAAAAATATGGTACGAAAAAATAA
- a CDS encoding ImmA/IrrE family metallo-endopeptidase produces MINIISTEVERLIKKYRTRNPFEIASGMNINIVFENLGNLKGYYFYQSRFRYIVINQKINDKFKSIICAHELGHDRLHQHFARNTAIREFSLFDMSSKPEREANLFATELLIPDNTIMDFAKQEYTYEFIAAKLDIPVELVDFKSQILKNKGYDINPIQIANSEFLRK; encoded by the coding sequence ATGATTAATATCATTTCAACTGAAGTTGAGAGATTAATAAAAAAATATAGAACTCGCAATCCATTTGAGATTGCCAGTGGAATGAATATTAATATTGTCTTTGAAAACTTAGGAAATTTGAAGGGGTATTATTTTTACCAGTCACGCTTTCGCTATATAGTTATTAACCAAAAAATAAATGATAAATTTAAGAGTATTATATGTGCCCATGAATTAGGGCATGATAGACTTCATCAGCATTTTGCGAGAAATACTGCCATCCGGGAATTCTCTCTTTTTGACATGTCATCAAAGCCGGAACGGGAAGCGAATCTATTCGCAACCGAATTGCTTATCCCGGATAATACGATTATGGATTTTGCAAAGCAGGAATATACATATGAATTCATTGCAGCAAAACTGGACATACCCGTTGAACTTGTTGATTTTAAGAGCCAAATTTTAAAAAACAAAGGATATGATATAAATCCAATTCAAATAGCTAATAGTGAATTTCTTAGAAAATAG
- a CDS encoding SHOCT domain-containing protein, producing the protein MDNNMKYCIQIAYLNQLISKKLITEVEYKKIKNYIKEKYGAKAS; encoded by the coding sequence ATGGATAATAATATGAAGTATTGTATACAGATAGCATATCTAAATCAGCTTATCAGTAAAAAGCTCATAACAGAAGTTGAATACAAGAAAATTAAAAATTACATAAAAGAAAAATATGGAGCTAAGGCAAGTTAA
- a CDS encoding DUF2326 domain-containing protein has product MLKEIRCDKFAPNHQVIKLNEGLNTVLGSSSGTNAIGKSTFLWVIDYAFGGDRYYSMSDDIKKEIGPHTIHFTYEFEGQPYYFYRSTEDTKNVYRSDKDGHFITKLTLDEFRSFLFQEYKVGIPSLTFSDITERFFRIYGRENTLEKYPLLVKPREQDEKAVDFLLKLFGHYEILSAIKSMEEELGIKFSQLKYRQHQRVDIEKIETNQKMIESLKKRLQKLMKNNEEAQLAVFGFDTHTFEQITAIQKELNSFIRKRNRLQSQLNAITSNIADSKAEIASEFDSLLHFFPNANIAAFEKIEYFHEKIREILGEEMNQEIERLQQIIDQYDKEINRLNRKIKETGLAKEMSERILSQCVNVSKTIDRLEEETADLIRQKELQEARIEAERKLKDLLLQQTEIIHEIQDNINLRMKMINDVVTEQQEIAPLLQITPQKEIIFETPGNTSEGTAFKSLVIYDLTILELRPIPALIHDSNILKRIEDIHLEHILERYQSSNRQVFIAFDKADSTTEKAHKILEETAILRLSDGNELFGRSWSKYESND; this is encoded by the coding sequence ATGTTAAAAGAGATACGATGCGATAAATTTGCTCCAAATCATCAAGTGATAAAACTTAATGAAGGATTAAACACGGTTTTGGGCAGTTCCAGCGGTACTAATGCAATAGGAAAATCAACATTTCTGTGGGTTATAGATTATGCATTCGGCGGTGACAGATACTACTCCATGTCGGATGATATAAAAAAGGAAATAGGCCCACATACCATCCATTTCACTTACGAGTTTGAAGGACAACCGTACTATTTTTATAGAAGTACTGAAGATACTAAAAATGTATATCGAAGTGATAAGGACGGACATTTTATTACAAAATTGACACTTGATGAATTTCGTAGCTTTCTATTTCAAGAATATAAAGTTGGTATCCCCTCTCTTACATTTTCAGATATAACTGAGCGTTTTTTCCGCATTTATGGGCGCGAAAATACGCTTGAAAAGTATCCATTACTTGTAAAACCTCGTGAACAAGATGAAAAGGCAGTCGATTTTTTATTAAAACTTTTTGGGCATTATGAAATTCTATCTGCGATTAAGAGCATGGAAGAAGAACTTGGGATTAAATTTTCGCAGCTCAAATACCGCCAACATCAGAGAGTGGATATAGAAAAAATCGAAACCAATCAAAAAATGATCGAGTCTTTAAAGAAAAGGCTTCAAAAATTAATGAAAAACAACGAAGAAGCGCAATTAGCAGTTTTTGGGTTTGATACACATACATTCGAACAAATAACTGCAATTCAAAAAGAATTGAATAGTTTTATTCGCAAACGTAATCGCTTGCAATCGCAGCTTAATGCTATTACGAGCAATATAGCTGATAGTAAGGCCGAAATCGCAAGTGAATTTGATTCATTGTTACACTTTTTCCCAAATGCTAATATAGCAGCATTTGAAAAGATTGAATATTTTCATGAGAAAATTAGAGAAATTTTAGGCGAAGAGATGAATCAGGAAATTGAGCGTTTGCAGCAAATAATTGATCAATATGATAAAGAAATAAATCGCCTTAATAGAAAAATTAAAGAAACTGGCTTAGCTAAGGAAATGTCAGAGAGAATACTATCACAGTGTGTTAATGTGTCTAAAACAATTGATAGACTTGAAGAAGAAACGGCGGATTTAATTCGTCAGAAAGAGCTTCAAGAAGCTCGCATTGAAGCGGAGAGGAAATTAAAAGATTTGCTGCTGCAACAAACCGAAATAATACATGAAATACAAGATAACATTAACCTACGAATGAAAATGATTAACGACGTAGTAACTGAACAGCAGGAAATCGCCCCACTTTTGCAGATAACTCCTCAAAAGGAAATTATATTTGAAACACCCGGAAACACAAGTGAGGGAACCGCTTTCAAGAGCCTAGTTATATACGATTTAACTATACTTGAACTACGTCCAATCCCTGCACTTATCCACGACTCCAATATCCTTAAACGTATTGAGGATATACACTTAGAACATATATTGGAACGTTATCAATCCAGTAATCGCCAGGTTTTCATTGCGTTTGATAAAGCTGATTCTACAACTGAGAAAGCGCACAAGATTTTAGAAGAAACAGCAATCTTGCGATTATCAGATGGTAATGAACTATTTGGTCGTTCGTGGAGTAAATACGAATCGAATGATTAA
- a CDS encoding site-specific DNA-methyltransferase has protein sequence MAAINDLLRQIPDTSLRDRLEQEFARLSKNKKFGLVFEEHIPECTPLYDVPVKRGSTVALKTGHINDLYTVLKIEEDIALCRNKTTGDTRNIPVSELVSVAQFGEPIFPMLQPIAAVENAPDSNLWHTIIEADNYHALQLLEYLYPKKVDCIYIDPPYNTGARDWKYNNDYVDSTDNWRHSKWLSMMQKRLKIAKRILADDGVLITTIDDNEYAHLWILLHEIFPNLTHTCITIQHNPGGTQGKKFSVTHEYAIFSYSSESTIFRKQHTGGDVYNLRRWGSTSGRYEGATCFYPVILDSNYNIIGFGDLLDEELHPTAQVEYNADGTIYVWPIDKNGIEKKWRYGRDTVESVKDRMFIEKRGNRIEIILRRESEPPKTVWTDPLYNAEAHGTDMLKTIIGGGFSYPKSLYAVHDALLFAVSGKKNALIVDFFAGSGTTLHAVNLLNVEDNGNRRCILVTNNEVSDAESKALREQGYQPGDPEWEKHGICRSVTWPRIKYSILGKRDDGTILSGEYYTNQTVSKEVERSFYQLGFIDNPTELTTNAKKQLVSLLRGKDGKSQLPQSLVKADSKFIVSDKHSATILFDVNAVNEWLEALEDQDHITDFYIVVKSAATFKEIKAQVSNLLGPMNVTLQVKRPMSDGFPANVEYFKLGFLDKNSVSLGQQFREILPLLWLKSGAIGRRPEINSDEEPDMWSAQA, from the coding sequence ATGGCTGCAATCAATGATTTACTGCGTCAAATTCCTGACACTTCTTTGCGTGATCGATTAGAACAGGAATTTGCCCGCTTATCAAAAAATAAAAAATTTGGTCTTGTATTTGAAGAGCACATTCCTGAATGTACTCCTCTTTATGATGTTCCTGTAAAACGTGGCTCGACGGTTGCACTCAAAACAGGTCATATTAACGATTTGTATACGGTGTTAAAAATAGAAGAGGATATTGCCCTTTGCCGCAACAAAACAACAGGTGATACTAGAAATATCCCAGTTTCGGAGTTGGTTTCAGTTGCTCAATTTGGAGAACCTATTTTCCCCATGCTTCAGCCAATTGCTGCTGTAGAGAATGCACCTGACAGTAATTTATGGCACACTATTATTGAAGCAGATAATTACCACGCTCTCCAGTTATTAGAATATTTATATCCAAAGAAAGTAGACTGCATTTATATAGATCCACCATACAATACCGGTGCTCGGGATTGGAAATATAATAATGATTATGTTGATTCCACTGATAATTGGCGTCATAGTAAATGGCTATCCATGATGCAGAAACGTTTAAAGATAGCAAAAAGAATACTTGCTGATGATGGTGTTTTGATTACTACAATAGATGACAATGAATATGCTCATCTATGGATTCTCCTTCACGAAATTTTTCCAAACCTAACTCATACCTGCATAACCATTCAGCATAATCCCGGCGGAACTCAGGGCAAAAAATTTTCTGTGACTCATGAATATGCAATATTTTCATATTCATCAGAAAGTACTATTTTTCGCAAGCAACATACTGGTGGAGATGTATATAATTTAAGACGTTGGGGAAGCACTTCAGGTCGCTACGAAGGTGCAACATGTTTTTATCCAGTAATTCTAGACTCTAACTATAACATCATCGGTTTTGGTGATTTACTCGATGAAGAGTTACACCCTACAGCTCAAGTAGAATATAATGCAGATGGTACAATTTATGTTTGGCCAATTGATAAGAATGGCATTGAAAAGAAATGGCGATATGGACGTGATACCGTAGAATCAGTAAAAGATAGAATGTTTATTGAAAAAAGAGGAAATCGAATAGAAATTATTTTACGTAGAGAAAGCGAACCTCCAAAAACGGTTTGGACTGATCCTTTATATAATGCAGAAGCCCATGGTACAGATATGCTTAAAACCATAATTGGTGGCGGTTTTTCTTACCCAAAATCACTCTATGCTGTCCATGATGCATTGTTATTCGCTGTATCAGGAAAGAAAAATGCTTTAATTGTCGACTTTTTTGCTGGTAGTGGAACAACGCTCCATGCGGTAAATTTACTAAACGTAGAGGATAATGGTAACCGTCGTTGTATTTTAGTAACAAATAACGAAGTATCAGACGCAGAATCAAAAGCTTTACGCGAACAAGGATATCAACCTGGCGACCCAGAATGGGAAAAACATGGTATATGTCGCTCGGTTACTTGGCCTAGGATAAAATATAGTATCCTTGGAAAACGTGATGATGGCACTATCCTATCAGGAGAGTATTACACAAACCAAACAGTATCAAAAGAGGTAGAGCGTTCATTCTATCAGCTTGGCTTTATTGATAATCCTACGGAACTAACAACTAATGCAAAAAAGCAGCTTGTTTCTTTGCTACGCGGTAAGGATGGAAAGTCGCAATTACCACAATCATTAGTCAAAGCAGATAGTAAATTTATTGTTTCGGATAAACATTCGGCGACTATCTTGTTTGATGTAAATGCTGTTAATGAATGGCTGGAAGCTTTAGAAGATCAAGACCACATCACAGACTTTTATATAGTGGTAAAATCTGCTGCCACTTTCAAGGAAATTAAAGCACAGGTATCAAACTTGCTCGGTCCAATGAATGTAACATTGCAAGTTAAACGTCCCATGAGCGATGGTTTTCCTGCAAATGTTGAGTATTTTAAACTAGGTTTTTTAGATAAAAACAGCGTATCACTAGGTCAACAATTCCGCGAAATATTACCATTGCTTTGGCTAAAATCCGGTGCTATCGGCCGGAGGCCAGAAATAAACAGCGATGAAGAACCAGATATGTGGAGTGCTCAGGCCTAG
- a CDS encoding sigma factor-like helix-turn-helix DNA-binding protein, with protein sequence MEVKINYEGKEIWVDEQVKECLDELKREESVQSRKSRRHELLWDSMLIDGIENDQGTLPEIVPIEEDVIWAMYLQALDKLINGLESTDKQIITDRFFNKMKYREMAEKYAMPVTSIQYRIEKSIKEMSRKFNDVLNKL encoded by the coding sequence ATGGAAGTAAAGATCAATTATGAAGGTAAGGAAATATGGGTTGATGAGCAGGTGAAAGAATGCTTGGACGAATTAAAAAGAGAAGAAAGCGTGCAAAGCAGGAAGAGTAGAAGGCATGAGTTGCTGTGGGATTCAATGCTGATTGATGGAATTGAAAATGACCAGGGTACATTACCGGAAATAGTGCCTATTGAAGAAGACGTGATTTGGGCTATGTATCTTCAAGCGTTGGACAAGCTTATCAATGGACTGGAATCTACGGACAAGCAAATAATTACTGACCGCTTTTTTAATAAAATGAAGTACCGTGAAATGGCTGAAAAATATGCTATGCCGGTTACATCCATTCAGTACAGAATAGAAAAATCAATCAAGGAAATGAGCCGGAAATTTAATGATGTTCTGAATAAGTTATAG
- a CDS encoding recombinase family protein: protein MGDVKVIQADSNLLNRRRKSANIAEQIRVAPYCRVSTDSEEQLLSYNSQVMHYKQLIESNPTWELVEVYADEGISGTQITKRIAFQKMINDALEGKIDLIITKSISRFARNTLDTLKYVRLLKEHNVAILFEKENINTLTMNGEMLLVILSSLAQQESESISSNVKMGLKMKMKRGEMIGFQGCLGYDYNPIDKTLVINEEEAETVRYIFRRYVEGAGAFVIAKELTNMKCKTKKGNERWHESTVRGIIKNEKYKGDLLMGKTFTVDPITHRRLENMGEEEKYYVSNHHEPIISEELFEEAQKILRKRSSCFNNKGRTEKYSRKHAFSSMIECGFCGGTAIRRKWHSGTNHENYNWQCSTSIKHGRKACAHSKGVKEEYLQEAFVQAFNRINKDNRDMIEEFLTNIEEALDTNAHKKDLEKIKKEISSIEKKAKNLVDLRINGTIDIDDYEDKYQELSEKLTELKEEKMNVEITLDNEKSMEKRIKAFRKVFNTQTPLERFAREIFESLVEKVILGDIDEDGNKNPYVVIFVLKTGIKLDGNCKGDKKSDEGSTNEKTCSLSSDDSNNSYSYTTNQPCGVRHIDVKGLEIKNRKACK from the coding sequence ATGGGGGATGTAAAAGTTATTCAAGCAGATAGTAATCTGTTAAATAGAAGAAGAAAAAGTGCAAATATTGCAGAACAGATACGAGTTGCTCCATATTGCAGGGTAAGTACAGATTCTGAAGAACAGCTATTGAGTTATAATTCACAGGTTATGCACTATAAACAGTTGATAGAATCAAATCCGACCTGGGAACTTGTAGAAGTGTATGCAGATGAAGGAATAAGTGGAACACAAATAACTAAACGAATTGCTTTTCAAAAAATGATTAATGATGCACTTGAAGGAAAAATAGATTTAATTATTACAAAGTCTATTTCGAGATTTGCAAGAAATACATTGGACACATTAAAGTATGTCAGGCTGTTGAAGGAACATAATGTCGCAATTCTGTTCGAAAAAGAAAACATTAATACATTAACAATGAATGGCGAGATGCTGTTGGTAATATTAAGTTCATTAGCCCAGCAGGAGAGTGAGTCAATCTCTTCTAATGTAAAAATGGGTTTAAAGATGAAAATGAAACGTGGAGAAATGATTGGATTTCAAGGCTGTTTAGGATATGATTATAATCCTATTGATAAAACACTCGTTATCAATGAAGAAGAGGCTGAAACAGTACGTTACATATTCCGTAGATATGTTGAAGGGGCTGGAGCTTTCGTTATTGCAAAAGAGTTAACTAATATGAAATGTAAAACTAAAAAGGGAAATGAACGTTGGCATGAAAGTACCGTAAGGGGAATTATTAAAAACGAAAAATACAAAGGCGATTTATTAATGGGAAAAACTTTTACTGTAGATCCTATAACTCATAGAAGATTAGAGAATATGGGTGAAGAAGAAAAGTATTATGTTAGTAATCACCATGAACCGATAATATCAGAAGAACTGTTTGAGGAAGCACAGAAAATTTTAAGAAAAAGAAGTTCATGTTTTAATAATAAAGGCAGGACTGAAAAATATAGCAGGAAACATGCTTTCAGTAGTATGATTGAATGCGGTTTTTGTGGCGGTACTGCTATTAGAAGAAAATGGCATAGTGGAACAAATCATGAAAATTATAACTGGCAATGTAGTACAAGTATTAAACATGGAAGAAAAGCCTGTGCACACAGCAAAGGTGTTAAAGAAGAATATCTGCAAGAAGCATTTGTACAGGCATTTAATAGGATTAATAAAGATAACCGGGATATGATTGAGGAATTCCTGACTAATATTGAAGAAGCTCTTGACACTAATGCTCACAAGAAAGACCTGGAAAAAATAAAGAAGGAAATATCATCAATAGAGAAGAAAGCAAAAAATCTAGTTGATTTAAGAATAAACGGAACAATTGATATAGATGATTATGAGGACAAATATCAGGAGCTATCAGAAAAGTTAACAGAATTAAAAGAAGAGAAGATGAATGTAGAAATAACTCTTGATAATGAAAAATCAATGGAAAAGAGAATAAAAGCCTTCCGTAAAGTTTTCAATACACAAACTCCCCTTGAGAGATTTGCTAGAGAAATATTTGAGAGCTTAGTTGAAAAAGTTATATTGGGTGACATTGATGAAGATGGAAATAAGAATCCCTATGTTGTGATTTTTGTTCTTAAAACCGGGATAAAACTTGATGGGAATTGTAAAGGTGATAAAAAATCGGATGAGGGGTCAACAAACGAAAAAACGTGTTCTTTATCATCAGACGACAGTAACAATTCGTATTCTTATACCACAAACCAGCCATGTGGAGTGCGTCACATTGATGTCAAGGGTTTAGAAATAAAGAACAGAAAAGCTTGTAAATAA
- a CDS encoding IS3 family transposase (programmed frameshift): protein MSKFTEEYKKDIVKLVTELGKKPVDVAKDIGVSATAVRRWVKQYSEHGEDAFPGKGNLRPADADQKALEKKIKDLEVENANIKKSHGHLQQRREIKYLIIKELSSEFPVKKMCQILEIGRSTYYEWLNRPISHRELNDRDLITHIKEIFDESDSTYGHRRIKRQLRKKGIKTSNQRVRRLMKEYGLISVLRSRYKATTNSNHNYPVAPNLLNKDFKAEKINQKWVGDITFIATQEGWLYLAAIEDLYHKKIVGWALDSRMTKQLTISALEMAIKREKPQKGLIFHSDRGSQYAAYDYQDKLRENGIRQSMSAKGDCYDNACMESFFATLKKDLVHRRRFKTREEARLAIINYIETWYNSKRSHSSLDYMSPMEYERYHRETQSLVA from the exons ATGAGTAAATTTACAGAAGAATATAAAAAAGATATAGTAAAGCTTGTTACAGAATTAGGTAAAAAGCCAGTAGATGTAGCCAAAGATATAGGAGTAAGTGCTACAGCAGTTAGAAGATGGGTCAAGCAATATAGTGAACATGGAGAAGACGCCTTTCCCGGCAAAGGAAATCTTCGGCCAGCTGATGCCGATCAAAAAGCATTAGAAAAAAAGATTAAAGACTTAGAGGTTGAAAATGCAA ATATTAAAAAAAGCCATGGCCATCTTCAGCAGAGACGTGAAATAAAGTATTTAATAATAAAAGAACTTAGCTCCGAATTTCCCGTCAAGAAGATGTGCCAAATCTTAGAAATAGGTAGGAGCACATACTATGAGTGGCTTAATAGGCCTATAAGTCATCGTGAATTAAACGACAGAGATCTGATTACTCACATAAAAGAAATATTTGATGAGTCAGATAGCACCTATGGTCACAGAAGAATAAAAAGACAATTAAGAAAAAAAGGCATAAAAACAAGCAACCAGCGAGTAAGACGACTTATGAAGGAATATGGGTTAATTAGTGTTCTAAGATCTAGATACAAAGCTACTACCAATTCAAATCACAACTATCCAGTAGCTCCTAACTTATTAAACAAAGATTTTAAAGCTGAAAAAATTAACCAAAAGTGGGTTGGAGATATTACCTTTATAGCAACTCAAGAAGGCTGGCTCTACTTAGCTGCAATTGAAGACCTATACCACAAAAAAATAGTTGGTTGGGCATTAGATAGCAGAATGACAAAACAGCTAACAATTAGTGCACTAGAGATGGCAATAAAAAGAGAGAAGCCTCAAAAAGGACTTATATTTCATTCAGATCGCGGCTCACAGTATGCAGCCTATGATTATCAGGACAAGCTTAGAGAAAATGGCATAAGACAAAGCATGAGTGCAAAAGGAGACTGCTATGATAATGCCTGTATGGAATCCTTTTTTGCCACATTAAAGAAAGACCTGGTTCATAGAAGGCGTTTTAAGACCCGAGAAGAAGCAAGATTAGCAATAATTAACTATATAGAGACTTGGTATAATTCAAAAAGGTCTCACAGCAGCTTAGACTACATGTCACCCATGGAATATGAAAGATATCACAGAGAGACCCAGTCACTAGTAGCTTAA
- a CDS encoding DEAD/DEAH box helicase: MRVTLFPFQETALAELHEKINKAHLMWSEKDPQVISFSAPTGSGKTIIMTALFEEILYGGSDNIGDPNSVFVWLSDSPELNEQTRLKIESKSDKIRVRDLVTVDSNFDAEYLEGGRIYFINTQKLGSDKLLTTKSDTRQYTIWETLTNTAKRIPKQFYVVIDEAHRGTYTSAQAENKAQSIMQKFIKGSEEDGLCIMPLVIGVTATPQRFDNLIAGTTSTVQKVIVPPEQVRESGLLKDRIIIHYPDIQLGADMTMFKGAVENWLNKCAHWKAYCERENEKMVNPILVVQVEDGNEREITRTDLGICIDLLEEAMVRKLLPGEVVHTFNDYGTIKVRDVEIHQIEASRIEDEENVKVVFFKMNLSTGWDCPRAETMMSFRSAQDYTYIAQLLGRMIRTPLARRIASDAELNNVSLFLPYFDKDTVKNVVNALHDSESVMPTETGTNKELITLGRNLAYSDVFDSMDKLITYRLDSSRKQAPLKLLIQLSRALTMDGIDLEAQKAVKNAVLSKMDEEIARIKESGDFDGRVASITGFALNTLTFDYGENAYSFDEATQTMTVTEFDISRHFEQAGRILGEGLHKEYWIRHSTRDHIEVKIEVIVLTSDTAAMERINAFAEEKFISLYENNKRSIARLNEARKNIYERLINASAQPIAIPWVLPDSIDFSVSDNSIKIDRHLYCSEDGTFQASLNPWEKGVIEEELKNGAVCWLRNLDRKKWSLEIPYEVGGVITSMFPDLVVVRADVQGYIFDILEPHDPSRKDNYPKAVGLAKFAEKHWDKFGRIQLIRQKKGLDGREHFYRLDMAKVAVRNKVRGITSNEELDRIFDTDAERED; this comes from the coding sequence ATGAGAGTTACTTTATTTCCATTTCAGGAAACGGCTCTTGCAGAATTGCATGAGAAAATTAATAAAGCTCATTTAATGTGGAGCGAAAAAGACCCTCAGGTAATATCGTTTTCCGCACCTACGGGTTCTGGAAAAACTATAATTATGACTGCACTTTTTGAAGAAATCCTATATGGAGGTTCAGATAATATCGGCGATCCGAATTCAGTGTTTGTTTGGCTTTCCGATTCGCCGGAACTTAACGAGCAAACGCGATTAAAAATTGAAAGCAAATCAGACAAAATTCGTGTACGGGACTTAGTAACTGTAGATTCAAACTTTGATGCCGAGTATTTGGAGGGTGGACGTATTTATTTTATTAACACACAAAAACTCGGTTCTGACAAGTTATTAACAACTAAGTCCGATACAAGGCAATATACAATTTGGGAAACACTCACAAATACAGCTAAACGCATTCCCAAACAGTTCTATGTGGTCATTGATGAAGCACATAGAGGGACTTATACATCTGCTCAAGCAGAAAATAAAGCACAATCCATCATGCAAAAATTCATCAAAGGTAGCGAAGAAGACGGACTTTGTATTATGCCTTTAGTTATCGGCGTGACCGCAACACCCCAGAGATTTGATAACTTAATTGCTGGGACTACTTCGACAGTACAAAAAGTTATTGTTCCACCTGAACAAGTACGTGAATCGGGGCTTTTAAAGGACAGAATCATTATTCATTACCCAGATATCCAACTTGGTGCCGATATGACAATGTTCAAAGGTGCAGTCGAAAATTGGCTTAATAAATGTGCTCACTGGAAAGCTTACTGTGAACGTGAAAATGAGAAAATGGTAAACCCTATCCTTGTCGTCCAAGTCGAAGATGGTAATGAACGAGAAATAACCCGTACCGATTTAGGGATTTGTATCGATTTGCTGGAAGAGGCAATGGTACGCAAGTTATTGCCCGGTGAAGTGGTACATACCTTTAATGATTATGGTACGATCAAAGTGCGTGACGTTGAAATTCATCAAATTGAAGCTTCTAGAATCGAAGACGAAGAAAATGTGAAGGTTGTGTTCTTCAAAATGAACCTTTCCACAGGTTGGGACTGTCCTCGTGCTGAAACAATGATGTCATTTCGTAGCGCGCAGGACTATACCTACATAGCACAGCTTTTGGGGCGTATGATTCGCACTCCTTTGGCAAGAAGAATTGCCTCCGATGCTGAACTTAATAATGTAAGTCTGTTTCTTCCATACTTTGATAAAGATACAGTAAAAAATGTTGTTAATGCTCTACATGATAGTGAATCGGTTATGCCCACTGAAACTGGTACAAATAAAGAGCTTATAACACTCGGGCGCAACCTCGCTTATTCTGATGTGTTTGATTCAATGGATAAGCTCATTACATACCGCCTGGATTCATCCCGCAAGCAAGCACCGCTTAAGTTATTAATACAGCTTTCTAGAGCATTAACAATGGATGGTATTGATTTGGAAGCACAAAAAGCCGTTAAAAATGCAGTTTTATCAAAAATGGACGAAGAAATTGCTCGCATAAAAGAAAGTGGTGACTTTGATGGTCGAGTTGCTTCAATCACTGGATTTGCTCTTAATACGCTAACATTTGACTATGGAGAAAATGCTTATTCATTTGATGAAGCTACACAAACCATGACTGTTACCGAATTTGACATTTCTCGACATTTTGAACAAGCTGGAAGGATATTGGGAGAAGGCTTACATAAGGAGTATTGGATTCGCCACAGTACCCGAGACCATATTGAAGTAAAGATTGAAGTCATTGTGCTTACAAGTGATACTGCTGCTATGGAGCGAATAAACGCCTTTGCAGAAGAGAAATTTATTAGTCTATATGAGAATAATAAACGCTCTATTGCAAGATTAAATGAGGCTCGAAAAAACATCTATGAAAGATTAATAAATGCTTCCGCTCAACCAATAGCTATTCCTTGGGTATTGCCAGATTCAATCGATTTTTCAGTTTCAGATAACAGTATAAAAATTGATCGACACCTCTATTGTTCTGAGGATGGAACATTCCAAGCATCACTAAACCCATGGGAAAAGGGAGTTATTGAAGAAGAACTAAAAAACGGTGCCGTTTGCTGGTTACGTAATCTTGATCGTAAAAAGTGGTCACTTGAAATCCCATATGAGGTCGGCGGTGTTATCACTTCTATGTTTCCTGATTTAGTGGTAGTGAGAGCTGATGTACAAGGTTACATTTTTGATATTCTAGAACCACACGACCCCAGCCGTAAGGACAATTATCCCAAGGCAGTTGGCCTAGCAAAATTCGCAGAGAAACATTGGGATAAATTTGGAAGAATTCAACTTATCCGGCAAAAGAAAGGATTAGACGGTCGTGAACATTTCTATAGACTTGATATGGCAAAAGTAGCTGTTAGAAATAAAGTTCGTGGCATTACATCAAACGAGGAACTTGATAGAATTTTTGATACGGATGCTGAGCGAGAAGATTAA